In Bythopirellula goksoeyrii, a single window of DNA contains:
- the trpC gene encoding indole-3-glycerol phosphate synthase TrpC, producing the protein MSETILEKIVATKRREVAEARTLVPESELRARVVDAPEVRDFFAALAQGDSIRLIAEVKKASPSAGIIREDFSPVEIAQIYEQHGAACISVLTDVSYFQGSLDYLSQVRAAVGLPVLRKDFIIDSYQLLEARVAGADAVLLIAECLDDCQLRKLYGEVIELGMTPLIELYEPENLPRVLETGTNLVGVNNRNLHTFEVDLGHTLRLRQEIPDDCVLVGESGIKTRADVLQLEQGGVDAILVGESLIREKNIGSAVDELINR; encoded by the coding sequence ATGTCGGAAACGATCCTCGAAAAAATAGTTGCAACCAAACGACGAGAAGTTGCTGAAGCACGCACGTTGGTTCCTGAGAGCGAACTAAGAGCTCGCGTCGTGGATGCCCCGGAGGTGCGCGATTTCTTTGCCGCACTGGCTCAAGGTGACTCAATCCGCTTGATTGCCGAGGTGAAAAAGGCCAGTCCGTCGGCAGGAATTATCCGGGAGGACTTCAGTCCGGTTGAGATCGCTCAAATTTACGAACAGCACGGGGCAGCTTGTATTAGCGTACTAACGGATGTGAGCTATTTCCAAGGAAGCTTGGATTATCTGAGCCAGGTCCGCGCCGCGGTTGGACTGCCTGTACTCCGCAAGGATTTCATCATCGATTCGTACCAACTCTTGGAAGCGCGAGTTGCAGGTGCGGATGCGGTCTTGCTCATTGCCGAGTGTCTGGACGATTGCCAGCTTCGCAAGCTATACGGTGAAGTGATCGAATTGGGGATGACACCACTCATCGAGCTATATGAGCCAGAAAATTTGCCTCGAGTGCTAGAAACGGGTACCAATTTGGTCGGTGTCAATAATCGGAACCTGCACACCTTCGAAGTTGATTTGGGACATACACTGCGACTTCGTCAAGAAATCCCCGATGATTGCGTGCTGGTAGGAGAAAGCGGCATCAAGACTCGCGCCGATGTCTTGCAGTTGGAGCAAGGTGGGGTCGATGCAATTCTGGTAGGTGAA